One stretch of Desulfuromonas sp. DNA includes these proteins:
- a CDS encoding transcriptional regulator, with the protein MANVSCQINVIHQEKVSQAQGNMPEESILNETAEVFSLLGDLSRIKILQALCTTELCVCDLAAILGTSSSAVSHQLRLLRSKGIVRFRKEGKVAYYSLADEHVRQLLNQMNEHVQEC; encoded by the coding sequence ATGGCAAATGTTTCTTGTCAAATCAATGTTATTCATCAAGAGAAGGTTTCACAAGCTCAAGGCAATATGCCAGAGGAATCGATCCTGAATGAAACGGCTGAGGTCTTCAGTTTACTTGGGGATCTTTCTAGAATCAAAATTCTTCAGGCATTGTGTACAACAGAATTGTGTGTTTGCGATCTTGCCGCGATTCTCGGAACTTCATCCTCGGCTGTTTCACATCAGCTCCGTTTGTTGCGGTCTAAAGGTATTGTCCGTTTCCGCAAGGAAGGGAAAGTTGCCTACTACTCACTTGCCGACGAGCATGTTCGGCAACTCCTGAACCAAATGAACGAACATGTACAGGAGTGCTAA
- a CDS encoding two-component system response regulator (DNA-binding response regulator in two-component regulatory system with ZraS; response regulator/sigma54 interaction protein) encodes MSINNKTILIVDDDQSHRTMLKANLGAEWQNVIEADDGDVGVHLVKERNIDLVLLDLKMKRMGGMEALSAIHEINPQLPVIVITAFSSVESAVEAMKKGAFDYVTKPVDAEALLLTVARALEFYTLKKENASLKQRLDDKFDFGNLVGSSQALRELGETLQLVAPSDAIVLISGESGTGKELVAGAVHHNSQRKDKSFIKVNCAALHENLLESELFGHEKGAFTGATEQRKGRFELADKGTLFLDEIGDMSATTQAKILRVLQEGEFERLGGTKTLKTDVRVITATHKDLEKMVDEGTFRQDLYFRLSVVPLHLPPLRERPMDIPALAEHFLARYSQKNKKDIRSFHSDAIEALLSYAWPGNIRELENAIERAVILCLDEQISVQHLPAQVQQTFQDTESHPFAIRPGLSLKDMEKELILSTLRQTDNNRTRAAEILGITRQTLQNKLKEYDLN; translated from the coding sequence ATGTCAATCAATAACAAGACCATTCTGATTGTCGATGATGATCAGTCTCATCGCACCATGCTCAAAGCCAATCTCGGCGCCGAATGGCAAAATGTCATCGAGGCCGATGATGGCGACGTCGGCGTACATCTGGTAAAAGAGCGAAATATCGACCTGGTTCTGCTCGATCTGAAAATGAAGCGGATGGGGGGAATGGAAGCGCTTTCGGCTATCCATGAAATTAATCCCCAGCTTCCCGTCATCGTTATTACTGCCTTCTCTTCGGTCGAGAGCGCGGTCGAAGCGATGAAAAAGGGAGCGTTCGATTATGTGACCAAGCCGGTAGATGCCGAGGCGCTGCTTCTGACGGTCGCTCGTGCGCTTGAATTCTACACCCTGAAAAAGGAAAATGCCTCGCTGAAACAGCGACTGGACGACAAGTTCGATTTCGGCAATCTTGTCGGCAGCAGCCAGGCACTGCGTGAACTGGGTGAGACCCTTCAATTGGTCGCCCCAAGCGATGCCATCGTACTCATTTCTGGAGAATCCGGAACCGGGAAGGAACTGGTCGCCGGAGCGGTTCATCACAACAGCCAGCGCAAGGACAAGTCGTTTATCAAGGTCAACTGTGCTGCCCTGCATGAAAACCTCTTGGAGAGCGAATTGTTCGGTCATGAGAAAGGAGCGTTCACCGGAGCAACGGAACAGCGCAAAGGCCGCTTCGAGCTGGCCGACAAAGGTACGCTGTTTCTCGATGAAATCGGAGATATGTCGGCTACCACCCAGGCGAAAATCCTGCGGGTCTTGCAGGAGGGTGAATTTGAGCGTCTCGGCGGAACGAAAACTCTCAAAACAGACGTCCGGGTGATTACCGCCACCCACAAAGATCTCGAAAAGATGGTTGATGAAGGGACTTTCCGTCAGGACCTCTACTTCAGGCTTAGCGTCGTCCCCTTGCACCTTCCCCCTCTTCGCGAGAGACCAATGGATATTCCCGCGCTGGCCGAACACTTTCTGGCCCGATATAGCCAAAAGAACAAAAAAGACATCCGCAGCTTCCATTCAGACGCTATCGAAGCATTGTTGTCTTACGCATGGCCGGGGAACATCCGCGAACTTGAAAATGCCATCGAGAGGGCCGTTATACTGTGTCTCGACGAGCAGATATCGGTACAGCATTTACCAGCGCAGGTTCAACAGACTTTTCAAGATACCGAAAGTCACCCGTTTGCAATTCGGCCAGGACTCTCGCTCAAAGACATGGAAAAAGAACTAATCCTTTCAACGTTGCGCCAGACGGATAACAACCGTACGCGTGCCGCAGAAATTCTCGGTATCACCCGTCAAACCCTGCAAAACAAACTCAAGGAATACGACCTGAACTGA
- a CDS encoding transmembrane anchor protein → MNNNNIPPNNELPSSEKLVKSTIFASILALVILVVAVLPAEYGIDLTGAGSALGLTKMGQVKMSLAQEASAETIKASEVQEASAPVAKATEQKVEPQPAKDIKSDSITISLAPDQGREIKVRMAKGGKVSYSWKTSNDRANFDVHGDSKKLKISYHNYRKGSAKSDSGVLEAEFDGKHGWFWRNRSGKPMTITLEVEGEFIEMTQEA, encoded by the coding sequence ATGAACAACAATAACATTCCACCTAACAACGAACTCCCTTCATCGGAAAAGCTGGTTAAATCAACGATTTTTGCATCCATCCTTGCATTGGTTATTCTCGTCGTTGCAGTTCTCCCGGCAGAGTACGGAATCGATCTCACCGGCGCTGGAAGTGCCCTTGGGCTGACCAAGATGGGGCAGGTGAAAATGTCACTCGCCCAAGAGGCTAGTGCTGAAACTATCAAAGCATCAGAGGTACAGGAAGCATCTGCTCCGGTGGCAAAGGCAACTGAACAGAAAGTTGAGCCTCAACCAGCCAAGGATATTAAATCTGACAGTATTACAATCTCTCTTGCGCCCGATCAAGGCAGGGAGATCAAGGTCAGGATGGCCAAGGGTGGCAAGGTCAGTTATTCGTGGAAGACGAGTAATGATCGCGCCAACTTCGATGTTCATGGTGATTCGAAAAAGCTCAAAATCAGTTACCACAACTACCGTAAAGGTTCAGCCAAAAGCGACTCCGGTGTGCTGGAGGCCGAGTTTGACGGAAAGCATGGTTGGTTCTGGAGGAATCGGTCCGGCAAGCCGATGACCATTACACTGGAAGTCGAAGGTGAGTTTATCGAAATGACACAGGAAGCTTAA
- a CDS encoding transcriptional regulator, producing MKQIQAYIKKHKLDDVVRGLRKSELLSGLSVMDREGYGLGWARGGSEEHELLVGVKLEVFCPDINVDQVVSIIEKEAHTGLKGDGKIYVSHVDQAVRISTGERGEEAV from the coding sequence ATGAAGCAGATACAAGCGTACATCAAAAAACACAAGCTCGATGATGTTGTCCGGGGCTTGCGAAAGAGTGAACTTCTTTCCGGCCTAAGCGTCATGGATCGTGAGGGGTATGGTTTAGGTTGGGCAAGAGGAGGCAGTGAAGAACATGAACTACTGGTTGGGGTAAAGCTGGAGGTTTTCTGCCCTGATATCAATGTCGATCAGGTCGTGTCGATTATAGAAAAGGAAGCGCATACAGGTCTGAAGGGAGATGGGAAAATATACGTGAGCCACGTTGATCAGGCTGTGCGGATAAGCACCGGTGAACGTGGTGAGGAAGCTGTTTAG
- a CDS encoding CusA/CzcA family heavy metal efflux RND transporter produces MQSIIRFVLHSRLMVAVVGCLVLIAGYASYRSLPVDAFPDVTPALVQVFTETEGLAPEEVEKYITYPVEVAMNGLPNLKEVRSISNFGLSVINVYFEDGTDIYFARQLVGERLQLAREEIPEGFGDPEMGPITTGLGQILFYVLEDSKGQRSPEEMREIQDWLIKFNVQTVPGVTEILSLGGEVKQFQVRVRPLDLQRFNLNISEVVETVKANNANVGAQFLVKNAEEYIVRSVGLAEKISDLEKIVLKVNDGTPVYLEQVADVVIGGEVRRGLATMNGAGEVVVGMVLKLIGTNTSSVIKDVKQRMEEINKVLPEGVQVIPYYDQGTLVAKCVKTVTDALIQGVALVVLVLLLFMGGVRPSIVVALAIPFSIFFAFILMKLFGISANLMSLGGLAIAIGMMVDGTIVIVENVDRMLREAEPSDSRLRIVSLACAEVARPIVFAIAIIIIVFLPLFTLQGVEGKTFKPLAYTVSLAMLGSLIFAIFIAPVVSDLLMRRPKKTRDGLGPQESPVVRALLKPYIPAVEFFVRRRAFAIGLAAFMLVVGLVIFPFLGSEFVPRLNEGDLLIRATMAPSISLEESRDTILRFERRLKKNFPEVERVVTRVGRGEVGAHADPVNSAEAFVGLKPMDEWTTAETPDELYSKISEAFEGFPGAQFNVTQPIAAAVDELLTGTKAELAIKIFGQDMEVLKEKAAEIEAVIRKVPGAADVQKDQVAGTPQLRIVIDRSAISRYGINVEDIQNVIRTAVGGETAGQIFEGIRRFDILVRFAPEYRNNVDSIRHILINGPGGEKIPLDQLALIEEIVGPRQITRENNQRFITVQCNVRGRDIGSFVADGQQAIAENVKLPAGYLVSWGGQFKLQQEANKRLALVVPATLLIVFLLLFSNFNSLKNSFLIILNIPLALVGGVVGLWLTGQNLSVPASVGFIALFGIALENGMVLVTYLNQLLKNGVSIDEASIRGACMRLRPVLMTALTTALGLIPLLFSSGTGSEVQRPLATVVVGGLVTSTILTLLVIPALYKWFAIKVERES; encoded by the coding sequence ATGCAAAGCATTATACGTTTTGTCCTGCACAGCCGGTTGATGGTGGCTGTTGTAGGATGCCTGGTCCTGATAGCAGGATATGCCAGTTATCGGAGTTTGCCTGTTGATGCGTTTCCGGATGTCACCCCGGCCCTGGTGCAGGTATTTACCGAGACTGAGGGGCTTGCTCCCGAGGAAGTAGAAAAATACATCACCTATCCGGTTGAAGTGGCAATGAACGGTTTGCCGAACCTCAAGGAGGTGCGCTCCATTTCCAACTTCGGGTTGTCTGTCATCAATGTCTACTTCGAGGATGGGACCGATATTTATTTTGCCCGCCAGCTGGTCGGCGAGCGCTTGCAACTGGCCCGCGAAGAGATACCGGAAGGGTTTGGCGATCCTGAAATGGGACCGATAACCACCGGTCTTGGCCAGATACTGTTCTATGTTCTGGAAGACAGCAAGGGGCAGAGAAGCCCTGAAGAGATGCGTGAGATCCAGGACTGGCTGATCAAGTTTAATGTCCAGACAGTTCCGGGGGTGACCGAGATTTTATCGCTCGGTGGCGAGGTCAAGCAGTTCCAGGTGCGCGTCCGGCCACTTGACCTGCAACGCTTCAATTTAAATATCAGCGAAGTGGTTGAAACCGTCAAAGCCAACAATGCCAATGTCGGTGCCCAGTTCCTGGTCAAGAACGCCGAAGAGTATATTGTCAGATCAGTCGGCCTGGCTGAAAAAATAAGTGATCTGGAAAAGATTGTCCTGAAGGTCAATGACGGGACACCGGTGTATCTGGAGCAGGTTGCCGATGTTGTAATCGGCGGTGAGGTGCGCCGTGGCCTGGCAACCATGAATGGTGCCGGGGAAGTCGTTGTCGGCATGGTTCTGAAACTGATCGGCACCAACACCTCTTCAGTCATAAAAGATGTCAAACAAAGGATGGAGGAAATCAACAAGGTACTCCCGGAAGGGGTTCAGGTTATCCCTTATTATGACCAGGGAACGCTGGTTGCCAAATGTGTCAAAACAGTTACCGATGCCCTGATTCAGGGCGTTGCCCTGGTGGTGCTTGTTCTCCTGTTGTTCATGGGCGGAGTTCGCCCCAGTATTGTTGTTGCTCTGGCCATACCATTCTCCATATTCTTTGCATTTATCCTGATGAAACTGTTCGGAATATCGGCCAACCTGATGTCGCTGGGCGGGCTGGCGATCGCCATCGGCATGATGGTTGATGGAACGATTGTTATCGTTGAAAATGTTGACCGGATGTTGCGGGAGGCCGAACCTTCCGACTCGCGCTTGCGTATTGTTTCGCTTGCCTGCGCCGAAGTCGCCAGGCCGATTGTCTTTGCCATAGCCATTATCATTATCGTTTTCCTGCCGTTGTTTACCTTGCAGGGTGTGGAAGGGAAGACCTTCAAGCCCCTGGCCTATACTGTTTCTCTCGCCATGCTCGGCTCTCTGATTTTTGCTATTTTTATCGCGCCGGTCGTATCCGACCTGTTGATGCGGCGACCGAAGAAAACGCGGGACGGTCTCGGCCCGCAGGAGTCGCCCGTTGTCAGAGCCCTGCTGAAGCCGTATATCCCTGCTGTTGAGTTTTTCGTTCGCCGAAGAGCATTCGCCATTGGTCTGGCTGCCTTCATGCTGGTTGTTGGTCTCGTAATTTTTCCGTTTCTCGGATCTGAATTTGTCCCGAGGCTGAACGAAGGAGACTTACTGATCAGGGCCACCATGGCTCCTTCGATTTCTCTTGAAGAGTCGCGTGATACAATCCTCCGCTTCGAGCGCCGCCTCAAAAAGAATTTTCCAGAAGTTGAACGCGTGGTGACGCGCGTGGGTCGCGGCGAGGTCGGCGCCCATGCTGACCCGGTCAACAGCGCCGAGGCGTTTGTTGGCCTCAAGCCGATGGATGAATGGACGACTGCGGAAACCCCCGATGAGTTATACAGCAAAATCAGTGAAGCCTTTGAAGGCTTTCCAGGTGCCCAATTTAACGTCACACAACCCATAGCAGCGGCTGTTGATGAACTGTTAACCGGAACCAAGGCGGAACTCGCCATTAAAATTTTCGGTCAGGACATGGAGGTTCTGAAAGAGAAAGCTGCCGAAATCGAGGCGGTCATTCGCAAAGTACCTGGCGCGGCGGATGTTCAAAAGGACCAGGTCGCCGGAACTCCACAACTCCGTATCGTTATTGATCGAAGTGCCATATCCCGTTACGGGATTAATGTCGAAGACATCCAAAATGTTATTCGCACAGCTGTGGGTGGTGAAACGGCTGGACAGATTTTCGAAGGGATAAGACGCTTTGACATTCTGGTCCGATTTGCACCTGAATACCGCAACAATGTCGATTCAATCCGCCATATCCTTATTAATGGGCCGGGCGGCGAGAAAATCCCGCTTGACCAGCTGGCGCTCATTGAGGAGATTGTCGGACCACGACAAATTACCCGTGAAAACAATCAGCGATTCATCACGGTGCAATGCAATGTGCGTGGTCGCGACATTGGTTCGTTTGTTGCCGATGGTCAGCAGGCTATTGCGGAAAATGTCAAGCTGCCAGCCGGCTACCTGGTGAGTTGGGGTGGACAGTTCAAGCTCCAACAGGAGGCGAACAAACGGCTCGCCCTGGTTGTTCCGGCGACCCTGCTTATTGTCTTTCTGTTGTTGTTCTCCAACTTCAATTCACTCAAGAATTCGTTCCTGATTATTCTCAATATTCCCCTGGCATTGGTTGGTGGGGTCGTCGGGCTCTGGCTGACCGGACAGAATCTGTCCGTACCCGCATCGGTCGGATTTATTGCCTTGTTCGGTATAGCCCTCGAGAACGGTATGGTTCTGGTGACCTATCTCAATCAATTGCTCAAGAATGGTGTTTCAATAGATGAGGCATCGATCCGTGGCGCCTGCATGCGTTTGCGGCCGGTCCTTATGACCGCGCTTACAACCGCATTAGGACTTATTCCGTTATTGTTTTCAAGTGGTACCGGTAGCGAAGTACAAAGGCCTCTGGCTACGGTTGTTGTTGGCGGTCTGGTGACATCGACAATTCTGACCCTGCTGGTTATCCCGGCTCTTTACAAGTGGTTTGCAATTAAGGTGGAACGTGAATCGTGA